The following proteins are co-located in the Streptomyces sp. NBC_00435 genome:
- a CDS encoding LCP family protein, translated as MSDWDGWSGEQSGRGRRDDGYGRGSEQAQPEGAQRMRHVQRPGPQASRQQPARPQQPPRGPAQPAYVPGQQDGSYDSGYNTGQVYGGGHGGAQPPSGPRRRPPGDPGGPAGPSGPAPDWRRRIKIGSIVLVTGLLVTGVGTYFWADSNVRREVDLSKVIERPKEGDCTTYLIVGSDSREGMSDEEKKKLHTGSAEGKRTDSMMILAKCSSGNTMISLPRDSDVEIPSFVGSESGKKFAGTGKRTKLNAAYAEDGPELLVRTVEFNTGLRIDHYAEIGFAGFANIVDALGGVELNIEKGFKDEKSGADFKEGTQTLNGEQSLAYVRTRYAFAESDLQRTKNQQKFLSALASQAATPSTILNPFALYPMLGAGLDTLIVDKDMGLWDMGSMFFAMKGISGGDGVSMNMPISGQRGGNLVWDKAKVQQLVKQIQNDEKVTVRGQ; from the coding sequence ATGAGCGACTGGGACGGGTGGAGCGGCGAGCAGAGCGGGCGCGGCCGCCGCGATGACGGGTACGGGCGCGGCAGCGAGCAGGCGCAGCCGGAAGGCGCGCAGCGGATGCGGCACGTCCAGCGGCCTGGCCCCCAGGCGTCCCGGCAGCAGCCGGCGCGGCCGCAGCAGCCGCCGCGCGGCCCGGCGCAGCCGGCGTACGTGCCCGGGCAGCAGGACGGCTCGTACGACAGCGGGTACAACACCGGCCAGGTCTACGGCGGCGGTCACGGCGGCGCACAGCCGCCGTCCGGGCCGCGCAGGCGCCCCCCGGGCGACCCGGGGGGACCGGCGGGACCTTCCGGGCCGGCCCCGGACTGGCGCAGGCGGATCAAGATCGGGTCGATCGTGCTGGTCACGGGCCTGCTGGTGACGGGCGTCGGCACGTACTTCTGGGCCGATTCCAACGTGCGCCGCGAGGTCGACCTCTCCAAGGTCATCGAGCGCCCGAAGGAGGGCGACTGCACGACCTACCTGATCGTGGGCTCCGACAGCCGCGAGGGCATGTCCGACGAGGAGAAGAAGAAGCTCCACACGGGCTCCGCCGAGGGCAAGCGGACCGACTCGATGATGATCCTGGCGAAGTGCTCCAGCGGGAACACGATGATCTCGCTGCCGCGCGACTCGGATGTGGAGATCCCCTCCTTCGTCGGCTCGGAGTCGGGCAAGAAGTTCGCGGGCACGGGCAAGCGGACCAAGCTGAACGCGGCCTACGCCGAGGACGGCCCGGAGCTGCTGGTGCGGACGGTGGAGTTCAACACCGGCCTGCGCATCGACCACTACGCGGAGATCGGCTTCGCCGGCTTCGCGAACATCGTGGACGCGCTGGGCGGGGTGGAGCTGAACATCGAGAAGGGGTTCAAGGACGAGAAGTCCGGAGCCGACTTCAAGGAGGGCACCCAGACCCTCAACGGTGAGCAGTCGCTGGCCTACGTACGCACCCGCTACGCCTTCGCCGAGTCGGACCTGCAGCGGACGAAGAACCAGCAGAAGTTCCTGTCGGCGCTGGCGAGCCAGGCGGCGACCCCGTCGACGATCCTCAACCCCTTCGCGCTGTACCCGATGCTGGGGGCGGGCCTGGACACGCTGATCGTGGACAAGGACATGGGCCTGTGGGACATGGGGTCGATGTTCTTCGCGATGAAGGGCATCAGCGGCGGTGACGGCGTCTCCATGAACATGCCGATCTCCGGGCAGCGCGGCGGCAACCTCGTCTGGGACAAGGCGAAGGTGCAGCAGCTGGTCAAGCAGATCCAGAACGACGAGAAGGTCACCGTCCGGGGGCAGTGA
- a CDS encoding polyprenol monophosphomannose synthase, which translates to MTGEQQTPRATDVASTKLPDTWAHTPLTVVMPTYNEAGNLPGMVELLMGLDQPGLRLLVVDDSSPDGTGKIADELAEGHLTADGKPRMSVLHRTAKDGLGRAYAAGMAKAVEDGAQYVLQMDADGSHPAGKIAEMLGVALSTDAGLVVGSRYVPGGTLSEAWGAHRKLLSRWANAYASTILGTRVRDITGGFNLWSAEALKAIDLASVGSAGYSFQVEMKFKALRRGFQVMEVPIHFEDRTVGESKMNFAVQLESIAMPWKLRARAGKR; encoded by the coding sequence GTGACAGGCGAACAGCAGACCCCCCGCGCGACCGACGTCGCGTCCACGAAGCTTCCCGACACCTGGGCGCACACCCCGCTCACCGTGGTGATGCCCACGTACAACGAAGCGGGCAACCTGCCGGGCATGGTCGAGCTCCTGATGGGCCTCGACCAGCCGGGCCTGCGCCTCCTCGTCGTCGACGACTCCTCGCCCGACGGCACCGGCAAGATCGCCGACGAGCTCGCGGAGGGCCACCTCACCGCGGACGGCAAGCCGCGGATGTCCGTCCTGCACCGCACCGCCAAGGACGGCCTCGGCCGTGCCTACGCGGCCGGCATGGCCAAGGCCGTCGAGGACGGCGCCCAGTACGTGCTCCAGATGGACGCGGACGGCTCCCACCCGGCCGGCAAGATCGCCGAGATGCTGGGCGTGGCCCTGTCCACCGACGCGGGCCTCGTCGTCGGCAGCCGCTACGTTCCCGGCGGCACCCTGTCCGAGGCCTGGGGTGCGCACCGCAAGCTGCTCTCCCGCTGGGCCAACGCCTACGCGAGCACCATCCTGGGCACCCGCGTGCGCGACATCACGGGCGGCTTCAACCTGTGGAGCGCCGAGGCGCTGAAGGCGATAGACCTGGCCTCGGTCGGCAGCGCGGGCTACAGCTTCCAGGTGGAGATGAAGTTCAAGGCGCTGCGCCGCGGCTTCCAGGTGATGGAGGTCCCGATCCACTTCGAGGACCGCACCGTCGGTGAGTCCAAGATGAACTTCGCGGTCCAGCTGGAATCGATCGCCATGCCGTGGAAGCTGCGCGCCCGCGCCGGCAAGCGCTGA